aaaagatcttGCAATCAGCTTGTGAATGAACATTGATTGATGGGAATGATGTGAAAAAGGTAAATGATGATGTCTGGTAATATGAAATACATAAAATAACAACCAGCCGCCACCTACGATAAACATCATCATATCATCTTACTTTTTTCTTAATTTTCATACGTTAATGTTTGCAAGCGTGTGTATAAAAAGTCAACGGTTACAGCCGCAAGTATGGGAACACCACGAGTGGCCGACAACTGTTGAGACATACGTACAGCTACCTACGATACAGTAGTCACTAAATCAACGGTCAGGATTGTCCCTACGCCTACAAGACAAAACATACACCACACGTGGTACGTGATCGAAGAAGTCAGAATGTTTTACGACAACATATCTTTGTGAAAGCGACCCCTTTCAATCTCTTTGTGTTCAAACTAACACCCGTTTAATATCTTTGATTGAACTCTCAAATCTCAAGGTTATCTTTCTAATTATTTATTATACTAAATTACTTTTTAAGTCtcaatattttattaattttaattatttgagtccaaaatcaaaagttTAATAGTCtgagtctctaaccgctcattttataacgttttcaGTCTATATGTTTTAGTgtttttaaccatttgagtccaaaatcaaaagtacaagtgttgactcaaaacgttataaaatgagtaGTTAGAGACTCaggacgttaaactttttgattttgaactTAAGTGGTTAAAACTACTAAAACACAGGGGACTCAAAAAGTATTTTACACTATTTATTATTCCAAAAGATAATTTGAAAATTGTTGAATACAAAAGTATGTGATTTCTAGCATTAGAATGAATAGATCACGTGTTTCTtgagactagaaggtatgggggccggctgatgcCCGGCTaggcccggcgccggacccccacaccgcccccctggggCTCGGCTCGTCTAACCCGGCAGCCCACAGCCGGGGTTGCTGCTCCTCTCTCCTCCttccttctctcacatatacctatacatacatacatatatatacacaaagtggttcatcccccacccccctaggtccatcctctccaagccactcctacgtggcgcctacgtggcggctcatcccctccaagtccatcctctccataccctttagtcttgATTGTCAAATGGTTGATTTGCTTTGGAAGTTGATTGGATCATGGTGTAAAATGCCGATTGGATGTGGAGGTTAGGTAAAGAAGCAATAAGCAATTACGGTTTTAAGAAAAGTCTACAAGGAGTAAGACCACCCGTAGTCGTGGTTCTCTAGGCGTTTTCAAAGCCAAACACGCCGCGGACGGCCCCCATGGgcgtttgttttgattttttggTGTTTGGCGTGGAATATACAACGCCTGATGGGGCATTCTTTGACCAATAACCAATTTCCAAGCTTTATTTGTCCAATAagcattttttatggtttttcttttatttaattctattacaccataatgcccacatccccactacactcattttagaaaaacgtcccattgctgactgggctgccacatggcgcacaacgcccaagggtggggcattatttactccaacgactacgcatgatctaaggtgttttaAAAAGTAATTTAGTTTAATAAATTATAACCATCTCTTGGTTACATGATTTTAAGCATGTCTAGGGTAGAATTCATGTCtttgatatatattatatatatgacTAATGAGTCTTATCAGTTTTATCTCGTCAACCCAACACGATGGTGACCCCAAATATGAATTTAATAACGATGAACGTTCACGCCTACATTTCCTTGTATAGTTTTTTAAGATTAAGTGATTGCTCAACTTCAAAAGATTAAACACTTAAGTATGATTCGGGCATAACTTCAGTATTGCTCTAAACGTGACATTGTATTAAAAGGTGACAACATACATACTAATGTCACTTAACCATACCTTTTTTAAACGTCCCTTAAAGTAAATTACATTTTAAGTGAAAATTATGTACATTGTCCCCAAAGCAAATTTATCAAATAGCCCCCTTCTCCGAAACCAACTCGGCTACATGCCGAAGGCTCCTAGAGCGCATTATGTTTAGCAATTTTACCCCTAAAACACTTGTACACATTTGTAAAAACATGTTTATTATAAAAACACTAGCTTTATATGAAGAACAAAGTATACATAGCTTAAAGTTGACCTTTTGACTTTCTAAAAAGAAGGGAACTTTAAGAAACAAACAATAGCTTAAAGGGTACCTTATATGGTTATATCTACTTTTAAGTTTTAGCATAAAATGCTACAGTTTTAGCATCCAGTTGACCACTACAATAACTCGAAGAGATTACCGAAAGCTCTTGATATCCTTTCCACTCTTCCAATGGTTTTAAATTGATTGGATTTTCGAGAACACCGGAATCCACTGATAGCATCGTCTTGTAATCTTTGTCTGCAAACCCGGAAACCACTGCTTTCGGTGCATTGTCCCATGGAGTCCACAATTCTGTGTTTTGTAACAATAAGGAAATAGATTATATAATGCATGGACATGAATACTGAAATATGTGTATTACATGAATCTTGAAAATGTTAAAGCACAAAAATATGTGTCTGGGCATGATTCTAGAAGATAAAAGAAAGCAAAATTTCCATATTACATGAATCTTAAAAGTAGATAAATATATTTATTTCGTTAAGAACCAAAGAACATAATTAGGAAAtatagttttattattattttcaaaGAATACCAGCATCCGGGAGGCCTTCATTACGGATCACAATCGTCCTCTTCTTTTTATGGTCTATAATGGCTATGTTACCAGGTGTTCTTGTATAAACTCGATCGACCTATCAACAAATACcatattaataaaaacataatcCCAATTGTATAAAAATACGTATGCAAATATGTATGTAACTACGTATATACTATCAACCTCTCCATCAAAGGTGATGGCATCTGGTTGCTCTGTGAACCTTTTCCCCTGCTGCAAATTATCAAGAAAATCGAGCGTCTCCAATCCTTCTACTCTCACTTCACTGAAAATAAAAAACCGAAGTCACATACCTGATGAAAACTATTAAAGTTCAAAACTTGATTATAATTCACTAaaaagtaaaatgccattttcgtccctgaggtttggccatttttgcgactttcatccaaaggtttgattttccgcatttggatccaaaaggtttgaaatcttgtcattttcacccggctcgttaactccattcattttttTTCGTTAAGTCTGGggtattatttttgtttttatttagtaaggtattttgaatacttgtacattatggtaaatgcttgtacataaagtgaaaaagactgaattgtctgttaagttaacaaaaaagacggaaatacccctgacttagtggagaaaaatggatggagttaataatccggatgaaaatggcaagatatcaaaccttttggatctacttgcagaaaaacaaacatttggGACGAAAGCCGCAAAACTGGCCatacctcagggactaaaatgccATTTTACTCTTCACTAAACTAACCTTATATCAGAAACTAAAAAGTAATTTTGTAAAGAAATTGTGAACGGAAAGGATGTGCTATCTGTATTCTTGATATGAGACATTATGGTCATCTTGTCAGGACCCAAAGAAACACGAAGGCGTAATTCAAAGCTGCATAAAATAAGTAGCCCAAGATTCAAGTTAAATGGTTAAAatggataaaacccatgtttcaATGAACATTTTATTACCTACGTGGCCACATATTCAAATTATTCGATGATGTTTTTAAGGTTAGATCTACGGAAGATGGGTTTCCGGTGGGAGACATACGCAAGGGGATGTCATCTAATGACTTTACATGGTTCTTTGATGAGCAAATCTCCTTCATTGTCCCCATATTACCTAACTGCAAGGATTAGAAAAACATgagaataaaaaaatcaaaaaaaggaAAGAAATTAGCGGTGGCAAATGGACGGGTTGTGTAAGTGGTCATATCGTGTTCAAACAAATACGAGTGAAAATGAGTAGGGTTGggtctatgcagttaatatcggtgatatacggttatcggtccccatgtaaagtatcggtgtcaaatatcggtaccgatattatcgctGATATTTCACCAATTTTCTCGATATCCGTACATTTCTTCgtagttctaccattcgtctttcttcttattactgctattagtgttttaagtcttaattgttaattgtaatagttagtgttttgcaagttgcgaAAGGTTAACttttaatggtaggagagtatactgaattgttagtgttaaattgctatatatataaattcagcatgatattaaaattaccgatatcccatcGCGattaccgatatctcaaatatcggtccttgaccgataccCGAATTTTGACCGCATTAACTGCTTGGCTAATTAAAGAAAATTTTTTTAACCCGTATTAAGCCATTTATAGCCAGCCTATAGGTGGTATATACTCAATATGGTGTACCTGTGGAAAGCAAAGCGATATCCCTCCTTTAGGAACTCTTCCGGAAGCCTACGGAGCATGACATATTTCATTTGTTAACGATGGACTACAAGGTTATAAATCCCAAATAATATAAGCTTATCATACATGAATATTAGAACACGTATGCTTTGTACTGATATAACTGCTTTGTGTGTGTAGTATGGGTAACGGGTCAAAGTGCTGACCTTTTTGCTCATAAAAAGCAATTCTTCGCCTAGACTGTTCTTCCATGACACCACTTTCCCACCGTAGAGAAGCACCTGCAAATAAGCTTCCACATGAAAGGATCGCCTTGGCCCAACCATAAGGGCCCAAATTCCATCATTCGGGCCGTCACTTTTTAACTGTCTCCAATATTTCAAAATTTGtccgtttttatttttctttttaatgtgAATCATTTGAAATAGGGGATTTTCGAATATTAACGAGATATCTTATGTAGGGGATTTAAGTATTTTAGGCATAATTTAAAATTTTGATCAAATTTATCAGAATTAGCGGCATCCTATACAAGACTCATAGTATGCATTAGAAGATCATCTAAACATATAACCATTTATCTATTGTTTGCTAGAACTTATCTAGCAATGTTGAAATGAcaatttctcaaaaaaaaaaaaaaaaaaaaaaacgtgtaAAATAATATCCACAATCAGTTTTAGGGATTATTATTTAGGGTCATTCACATATAAATCCTTAAATAATCCGAACTTGCCAAAAAGTCAAATATCTGATTATCACACCTTCTAATAAAAACACATCCAAACATTATGTTCTGTGGCCGTTGCTTATCCGATTCTGATTATCCCATGTCACGTAATAACTTTTTAAAACTACCAAACACTCCCTAAACTGGAACATAAACATAGGAACCTTAAgtgtgtgttaaggatgaagatTAAGGATAATACCTCGGCAGAAGAACCACCAGGTTCAAAAAGCAAAACTCTTGGCATACTTTTATAATCGCTAAACGCATAGTCATTCCTTGGCATTTGATTATATGTACCAAACCACCTCCACAGTCTTATTCTCTTCACTAATGGGTTATCTTTGGTCCAATCCAGCTACACACAAATGCaaacacaacaacaacaacatcaaaactcTCCACTTTGAccttcaaaagtcaaactttggAATTTCAATATTTTAACACCGATTTTGTCACAATTTCACTCCGAATGTTCACAATTCATAATCCACTTTGAAAGGGTATAAAGAAAGAGACACAAAGATCACACCTTTGCTTTTGAAATTCTTGATCTTGATGGATCCTGATGGTTACCCAATTGAAGTTAAGGGCTTTTGTAATGACACCCAAAGCACTTTGAccttcaaaagtcaaactttggAATTCAAAATTAATACAAAATTTATTACAATTTAACTCCAAATATTCACAATTCATAATGCTATTTTAATGGGTATTAAAAAAGAGACATAAAGATTACACCTTTGCTTTTAAAATTCTTAATCTTGATGGACACCCAATTGAAATTAGGGCTTTTGTGATGACACCCAATCCAATTTGACCTTAAAAAGTCAAACATTGGAGTTTCAAAACTAACACATTTTTTTTCACAATTTCACTCCAAATTTTCACAATTCATAATCCAATGCAAAAGGGTATTAAGAAAGAGACATAAAGATCACACCTTTGCTTTTGAAATTCTTGATGGATTGTAATGACACCCAATCCACTTTGAccttcaaaagtcaaactttaAAATTTCAAAACTTTTGCAATTTTTTTGCCACAATTTCACTCCAAATGTTCACAATTCATACTCCAATTTAAAAGGGTATGAAGAAAAAGACATAAAAAATTTTGGAATTTCAAAACTAATACAAAAATTATTACAACTTAACTCCAAATATTCACAATTCATAATGCAATTTAAGAGAGTAATAAGAAAAAGACATAAAGATTACACCTTTGCTCTTGAAATTCTTGATCTTGATGGACACCCAATCCCCTTTGAccttcaaaagtcaaaacattaTAACTTCACTCAAAATGTTCACAATTCATAATCCAATTTAAAAGGGTATTAAGAAAGAGACATAAAGATCAGACCTTTGCTTTTGAAATTCTTGATCTTGATGGACACCCAATTGAAATGAGGGGTTTTGTAATGATACCCATTTGGGAATACATGAGAAAGAAAAAGATGAATGAAAAAAGGGGTAACAGTTGACAGAACAAAGAAGGAAAGGAGGTCCATGGTGGTTTCTTTTCAAGTGGGAATCTTTTTGCTGCTTCAACAATTTTGTTTAAATGGTCGGTGGGAAACCTAATGGAATCGTGTAAAGTTAAAACATTTAGCCGCCAAGTCATTTCTCACCCTCCATTTTGATTCCTAAACGATAAAAGGTAACAGAAAATTCACCAGCTTTCATAATATATTCCATTGAACTAAAATTCCCATATTTGTTTGGATGTAATGTAGTAGTGTAATGACTCAATCCAAACAATGTGTCAAGTCAGGATATGAGTTGGTATACACAATTATCCGGGTCTATTATCTCAGCATAAAATTCAAACATATCAAGTCTTAATAAAATCATTTTATTGGCGTGTAAACAAGCTGAGACGAGCTAACTAGCTAAGCTCGATTAGGTTTGAGCTCGAGTTCGTTTAAATTATGAAAGCTCAAACTTAGCTCGTAGGTAAGTTTTAAGCTTGAGTTCGActgatttattatttattaattaacttATATTAATTATACATCTTATTTTATATAAAGGTGTGTGTGATATGTATATAATCTGGCTATTTTTTCATGATTTTAGTAATAgctattattatttaaatatatattaaatataatggGGTTGGTTAACGGATAATTTGTGATAACGTACGCAGCGTACAAGATTGAGATACAACATGCGAAATTCATTTTTCACCATGCGATTTTTTTATAACATGTTATTTTCTCATGTTTACAATACAACATGCTAATTTTTCATCTTTCAACATGCGACCTTTTCATCTTTAATATGCGACTTTTTATATTTTACAACATGCAAGGTCAGTGGCGAAGCTTAAAAATTTTCaccggggggtcggaagtcaccgaacctaaaaattctatataagtataaaatttatttataaaaccgggggggcgaaaacgtatatacctgaAAAATTCTACaggaaacgtacatacataacactactgagcgaaaagttcggggggtcgggcaccCCTCCCGGCCCCTTGGAAGCTACGCCAATGTGCAAGGTTttagcagtggcggacccaggaatttttttctgggggtgcggaatattttcaaagattttaggcCTTTAGCTGTATAAAAATATCGGTTTATAGCGGGTCGGGTTggatcatgtaagacaaaagaacatcaaactaaaatttataaatcatcagaaacacgtcaaacgtcattacaaacatatttaaaattgtgccctacgcgttttttttatgaaatatatcaaaaatatcatCTAAAGATACCAAACACGCCATAAGTTCATTACATTCTTACTCAATACTCATTGTTCCTAACACATAAAATTTgatccataagttcataaaacaacactaaacacttaaacaaaataaacaatcatgttcaaccatagcccataactttcaattatatttttaaacattcaagccctaatattaaatgttgattacttgtaactaatcattaaacaaacaaagctataaataaaacaacaaaatcatttaactacaagtctagaacaacaaaaaaaatcaaaaaaaatataaaaagattaaaCCCTTACACGCCTATGTTTTCtcctaatcatcacataaaacaaaataaataaataaataaataaataaaccatactagttctatatTGGAATTCTGACGTAATATGGGTCGGTCCAACCGGAATTTTGGTTTTTCCGGTAAAAAAGCCACCAGGTCGTGAGCAATGGCGTCAAGTCGCAGAGAGTTTTTTTGGGGGCGGGATTTGGAAATGGAATGGGTGGATGGGTTTgagttattttatttagttcaaatttctttaggttgggtttgggattgtgttaataaaaattgaatgcagattgggctttgattggattaaataattaagtgaataagtggttaataattattttttttttaaagtggggcggttgaaaattttcaaggggtgcgggtgaAAAATTCCAAGAGGTGCAGTCGGAATTTCCggcgaaaaataacactaaaaaatattttttcatggggtgcgcccgcccacccttgGCTTAGGGTGGGTACGCCCCTGGGTTTTAGTTATGCAGTTTATAACATGCGAACTTCAAATCTCGTACGCTCGTACGATAAGGCATATTGTACATTACACTTTCactaaatataataattaaaagttatataaataaTGGGCTTGTTTAGACTCGCGAGCTGGCTCGAGTTTGATAAGTGAAACTTGGGCCCttgctcgtttactaaacaagcttatttttatgCTCGGGCTTGgcctcgtttaagctcggctcatttcaaactttttttttacCAAGCTCGAGTAGTTTGGCCCGTTTACACCCCTCGCTAAGTTATTTCATTATTGATAAGGTATTTAAGACGTGAATAATACTTCAGAGAAGATCTTTTAAAGAAAAATGGGGAGAGATTTTAAGATATAAAATCTCGTATAGATTTGTAGATTAAAATAGTAATAGAATATTTAGAAATATTTGTTACACAATTATGTTAACAATTATAATTATCTTTCGAGTATGAAAAAAACTAACCCCTGTCAAGTTGCAAACTTGCAATAGAAACAAAATTCAAGTAGTAGCAATCAGATTTTAAACACACTGAAACAACATTATATTTATCATCACTTGTTTAGGCAACATAAGTAAACATCATACACACTTACAATAACTGATCCAAGTATGAATCTTTGGAACCAGAAGATTTACCTTGACCAAAATAAGAATTAACCATTTCAGTCCCCCAACTCAACCACCCACCCTGATTCCCATCATTTCGTTCAGCCAAACGCCGCTGTTCTTCAGCCGCAATATTCTCAAGCCGCCACTTAACCATAAAACCTTTCACAGCCTTGGTTCCTTTAATAACAATCTCCATAGGAGGAACTACAAGTGGGTTCTGATCCAAATTCAGTTTGGTCAAATTCTGAAGTTGACCAAATGATTCAGGAAGAATCTGGATCTGATTGTTACTAAGATCAAGCTCTTTAAGGTTTGCAAGATCAGTAATTGTGTCGGGTAATTCTGTTAAATTGCTGAAATTACTACTCAAGTTTAAAACTTCAAGATTCGTCAATTTCCCTATTGAAGACGGAACGCCATGAAGCTTGTTGAAATGAGCATCTAGGTGTTTTAAAGATTCGAGTTCACTAATGGTCGTTGGAAGGAAACGTAGTTCGTTGAGGCCAATCGAGAGTACTTTAAGGTTTGCTAGTCCGTAACCGAAGTTTGTTGGCAAGAACTTTAAGTTATTGAAGCTTGCATGTAATTCTACCAATGACCTGTTGATAAAATAAAGGTTTCATTTATCatatgtgggtccaaaaaggtttcaccgttgtcattttagtccactgggttaacttcatccattatttctgttagcgagaagggcaattcggtcattttatatggccgaattgcccttttagctaacagaattacatataaaatgatcgaattgcccttcttgttaacagaaaaaatggatgaagttaacccagtggactaaaatggcaacggtgaaagctttttggacccacaggcaaaaaatgaaacctttggactaaactggcaaaatgacccaaaccacagggactaaaatggcatttgaCTCTAAAATAAAAGAGTGAACTACACAGATTGTCCCTatggtttatcaaaattttggatttggtccctagctttccaaaagtacacagatggtccttatggtttgcactttgtaactcATTTAGTCCCCAGCTTTTTTCTAAGAATAcatagatggtccctgtggtttgcactttgtaacgcatttagtccatAACTTGGACATGtcgaaacctttagatttgttggctgaggactaaatgtgttacaaagtgcaaaccacagtgaccatccgtgtacttttggaaaggcaggaaccaaatccaaaattttgataaaccacagggaccatccgtgtactttactcaaaaTAAAAGCTGAGATACGAGTATATAAAGTTATAAAAGAACAAAAATGGATTCATGAAGGTTTAATTACTGAATCGCTTCCCAATGAAGTATAAACTACCACATGTATAGATAAGTAGAATATTTGAAAGTATTACTTGCAAAAGGCGATGCTTTCGGGGAGGGTGTTAAGCTTGTTGCTGGACACCTTCAAGATTTTGAGAGTGGTCAACAAGCCGATGGAATCCGGTAAGGATTCTAAAAGATTTGATGAAACATCAAGTTCCTCTAGTTTCGGTAATCCTGCAATCGAATCAGGAAGCACCTGTTCGACAACATATTAAAACCATGTCAATATTGTATCAGTATCACCTTACTTACAACTCACAAGAATCATAGCCAAGTTATAATCAGTAGGCACGAAATGACCAAAACAAACAAAT
The sequence above is drawn from the Helianthus annuus cultivar XRQ/B chromosome 12, HanXRQr2.0-SUNRISE, whole genome shotgun sequence genome and encodes:
- the LOC110895084 gene encoding putative glucose-6-phosphate 1-epimerase isoform X1; the encoded protein is MYSQMGIITKPLISIGCPSRSRISKAKLDWTKDNPLVKRIRLWRWFGTYNQMPRNDYAFSDYKSMPRVLLFEPGGSSAEVLLYGGKVVSWKNSLGEELLFMSKKASGRVPKGGISLCFPQLGNMGTMKEICSSKNHVKSLDDIPLRMSPTGNPSSVDLTLKTSSNNLNMWPRSFELRLRVSLGPDKMTIMSHIKNTDSTSFPFTISLQNYFLVSDISEVRVEGLETLDFLDNLQQGKRFTEQPDAITFDGEVDRVYTRTPGNIAIIDHKKKRTIVIRNEGLPDAELWTPWDNAPKAVVSGFADKDYKTMLSVDSGVLENPINLKPLEEWKGYQELSVISSSYCSGQLDAKTVAFYAKT
- the LOC110895085 gene encoding plant intracellular Ras-group-related LRR protein 3 — encoded protein: MEDTIKVNEDADEVNLEVVRVLNKASEEIVDRVDLSGQQLKFLPEQFGKLTALVHLNLSNNHLQVLPDSIAGLPKLEELDVSSNLLESLPDSIGLLTTLKILKVSSNKLNTLPESIAFCKSLVELHASFNNLKFLPTNFGYGLANLKVLSIGLNELRFLPTTISELESLKHLDAHFNKLHGVPSSIGKLTNLEVLNLSSNFSNLTELPDTITDLANLKELDLSNNQIQILPESFGQLQNLTKLNLDQNPLVVPPMEIVIKGTKAVKGFMVKWRLENIAAEEQRRLAERNDGNQGGWLSWGTEMVNSYFGQGKSSGSKDSYLDQLL
- the LOC110895084 gene encoding putative glucose-6-phosphate 1-epimerase isoform X2, which produces MPRNDYAFSDYKSMPRVLLFEPGGSSAEVLLYGGKVVSWKNSLGEELLFMSKKASGRVPKGGISLCFPQLGNMGTMKEICSSKNHVKSLDDIPLRMSPTGNPSSVDLTLKTSSNNLNMWPRSFELRLRVSLGPDKMTIMSHIKNTDSTSFPFTISLQNYFLVSDISEVRVEGLETLDFLDNLQQGKRFTEQPDAITFDGEVDRVYTRTPGNIAIIDHKKKRTIVIRNEGLPDAELWTPWDNAPKAVVSGFADKDYKTMLSVDSGVLENPINLKPLEEWKGYQELSVISSSYCSGQLDAKTVAFYAKT